A stretch of Oryza brachyantha chromosome 4, ObraRS2, whole genome shotgun sequence DNA encodes these proteins:
- the LOC102715853 gene encoding protein unc-45 homolog A: MAGAAAAAAAAVEQAHELYRGGRHREALELYTAALAAARGTAQRIALHSNRAACYLKLHDFHQAAEECTSVLELDREHAGALMLRAQTLVTLKDYQSALFDVNRLIEINPSSEVYRNLHARLKTQLALAPIPESEEESLYLEEDKEELPPRENRKIEISITKSDQPATEPIFEKKPAAILEKRPASEPPKVEVPPSLPPKPQGWETIAKPKGHSGLDYSKWDKVEDDSSEEDDDEEELPQYKFKVRTVGVRSVK; the protein is encoded by the exons atggcgggggcggcggcggcggcggcggcggcggtggagcagGCGCACGAGCTCTACCGGGGAGGCCGCCACCGGGAGGCGCTGGAGCTGTACAccgcggcgctggcggcggcgcggggcacCGCGCAGCGCATCGCCCTGCACAGCAACCGCGCCGCCTGCTACCTCAAGCTCCACGACTTCCACCAG GCTGCAGAAGAGTGCACATCTGTCCTTGAGTTGGATAGGGAGCATGCTGGAGCTCTCATGTTACGCGCACAGACTCTTGTCACTCTGAAGGATTACCAGTCGGCTCTGTTTGATGTGAACAGGCTGATTGAGATAAATCCGTCATCTGAAGTATATAGGAACCTCCATGCACGACTGAAGACACAGCTA GCATTAGCTCCCATTCCAGAGTCCGAAGAGGAGTCTTTATATCTTGAAGAAGATAAAGAAGAGCTGCCTCCAAGAGAAAATAGAAAGATCGAGATTTCCATCACCAAATCTGATCAACCTGCTACAGAACCGATTTTCGAAAAGAAACCTGCAGCTATTCTTGAAAAGAGACCTGCATCTGAACCTCCAAAGGTTGAGGTGCCTCCCAGTCTGCCGCCAAAACCCCAGGGTTGGGAGACCATTGCAAAACCAAAGGGGCATTCAGGACTTGATTACTCAAAATGGGATAAAGTTGAGGATGACTCAAGTgaagaggatgatgatgaagaagagctTCCTCAGTATAAGTTCAAAGTCAGAACTGTTGGTGTGCGGTCAGTGAAGTAA